The genomic segment GTGCACGCCAAAGAAAAAGATTCTAAGATGCTGGCAGTGGTTTACACTCCATTTTAAATTTTCAGGTAAACTGGAGATATAAATAATGTATATGATTACAGTTACTCCTCGTTTTGGGGATTCAGATGGTTTAAGGCATATTAACAATATTGTACTAGCAGAATGGTTCGAACTGGCCAGGAACAAACTTTATCGCATATTCACCCCTGATCTCGATCTCAGTTACGAGAAATGGAAACTTATCATGGTTAAAACTGATTTCGAATTCATTGGACAGATGTACTACAATGGTGATGTGGATATCAAAACCAATGTAATGAAAATTGGCAACACTTCATTTACCACTTACCACGAAGCATGGCAATCAGGCCATTTAAAGGCGAAAGGAACTGCTGTTCTGGTGCATTATGATTTCATCCAGCAAAAATCACTACCAATACCAGAAGATTTAAGAAAAAAATTGGAAGAACATTTAGATGATTATTCAGGTAAATAAATTAAGTTTTAGGTTAGATATGGAAATAAATGTAAAAATAATTCAATTATCTAATTAAAGAATTGGGAGTTTTTATAATGGTTTTTACCGAGCTTACTATTGGTGATTTCCTGGAAAAAATGGTGGAAAAGGATCCTGATCAGGAGTTCATGGTTTATCCAGACCGAGATCTCCGTTTCACCTACAAAGAGTTTGACGAAAGGGTAAACCTGCTGGCTAAAGGCCTTCTGGAAATAGGAATAAAAAAGGGCGACCATGTGGGTATATGGGCTAAAAATGTGCCGGACTGGCTTACATTCATGTTCGCCACTTCCAAAATAGGAGTAGTATTGGTAACAGTTAACACAGCTTACAAAAGCCATGAACTTGCTTATGTGCTTGAACAATCTGATATGAAAGCATTAGCCATCATTGACGGATTTCAGGATGTTGATTACCTTCAAATCGTTTATGAATTAATTCCCGAGCTAAAAACTCAGGAAAGAGGTAAACTGAAAAATAAAAATTTCCCATTCTTGAAGAGTGTTATCTATGTGGGTCAGGAGAAACACCGAGGAATGTACAACACCAATGAACTCCTGCTTTTAGGAAAACATGGTAATGAGGAAGAATTTCAGAAGATCAAATCCTCTGTTGATAATAATGAAGTGGTTAACATGCAATACACCTCTGGAACCACAGGATTTCCCAAGGGTGTGATGTTAACCCACCGAAACATCCTAAACAATGGATACTACATTGGTGAACGTCAGAAGTTCACAGAAAAGGATAGATTGTGTCTATGCGTGCCGCTTTTCCATTGTTTCGGTATTGTCTTAGGGGTTATGGCTGCTTATAGCCATGGTGCCACCATGGTCATGGTAGAACTCTTCGACCCACTGATGGTACTGGCAGCAGTTCAAAAAGAGCGCTGCACCGCACTGTACGGAGTGCCAACCATGTTCATTGCAGAATACAGTCACCCCATGTTTGAAATGTTCGATCTTTCCAGCCTACGTACCGGTATCATGGCAGGTTCCACTCCACCCATTGAAGCAATGAAAAAGGTGGTCAATGACATGAACATGACTGAAATTACCAGTGTTTATGGTCTGACCGAAGGATCACCCGGATTCACCCAGACCAGTGTTGATGACCCATTGGTTAAAAGAGTGGAAACCGTGGGTAAGCCCCTACCAGAGTGTGAAATTAAAATTGTGGACCCGGAAACAGGTGAAACCCTGGGACCCAACCAGACTGGGGAAATATGCTGCCGGGGATACAATGTAATGAAAGGATACTATAAAATGCCAGAAAAAACCAGGGAAGTAATTGATGATGAGGGATGGCTGCACAGTGGGGATCTGGCAACTTTAGATGATGAAGGATATTATTCCATTGTAGGTCGAATAAAAGATATGATCATCCGTGGCGGGGAGAACATATACCCCCGGGAAATTGAGGAATTCCTATACACCATGCCTGGTGTTCTTGATGTGCAGGTAGTAGGGATACCTGATGAGAAATATGGAGAAATTGTGGGTGCTTTCATTATTCTGGAAGAAGGAGCAGACCTTACTGAAGAAGATGTTCGGG from the Methanobacteriaceae archaeon genome contains:
- a CDS encoding AMP-binding protein, which codes for MVFTELTIGDFLEKMVEKDPDQEFMVYPDRDLRFTYKEFDERVNLLAKGLLEIGIKKGDHVGIWAKNVPDWLTFMFATSKIGVVLVTVNTAYKSHELAYVLEQSDMKALAIIDGFQDVDYLQIVYELIPELKTQERGKLKNKNFPFLKSVIYVGQEKHRGMYNTNELLLLGKHGNEEEFQKIKSSVDNNEVVNMQYTSGTTGFPKGVMLTHRNILNNGYYIGERQKFTEKDRLCLCVPLFHCFGIVLGVMAAYSHGATMVMVELFDPLMVLAAVQKERCTALYGVPTMFIAEYSHPMFEMFDLSSLRTGIMAGSTPPIEAMKKVVNDMNMTEITSVYGLTEGSPGFTQTSVDDPLVKRVETVGKPLPECEIKIVDPETGETLGPNQTGEICCRGYNVMKGYYKMPEKTREVIDDEGWLHSGDLATLDDEGYYSIVGRIKDMIIRGGENIYPREIEEFLYTMPGVLDVQVVGIPDEKYGEIVGAFIILEEGADLTEEDVRDYALTKIARFKVPKHVFFVDEFPLTASGKIQKYILREQAAKMLKEKLEKEEKI
- a CDS encoding acyl-CoA thioesterase is translated as MYMITVTPRFGDSDGLRHINNIVLAEWFELARNKLYRIFTPDLDLSYEKWKLIMVKTDFEFIGQMYYNGDVDIKTNVMKIGNTSFTTYHEAWQSGHLKAKGTAVLVHYDFIQQKSLPIPEDLRKKLEEHLDDYSGK